Proteins encoded within one genomic window of Humulus lupulus chromosome 1, drHumLupu1.1, whole genome shotgun sequence:
- the LOC133821148 gene encoding uncharacterized protein LOC133821148: MEYLTRRLQLATRDSSFRHHPMCKSLNLLNLCFADDLLLFCKGTMASVQVLKKALEEFSSVSGLAINTSKSHVYFGGVPVEDRKRLATELQLTEGSFPLKYLGAPMRLTKWKHEDCDIVIQKFRSIIKEIEKLCRSFLWGVNGNRSKIHLASWNKIPQDTSWYWRKLCKLRDIYSYGEIKAAGHAGKFHSSQLYNNSLCQQQVGYHKVVWCRLSLPKHRFVLWQTVNAYLLTCDNLVRFKVMLDSQLCPVCGVVNESLGHLFFDCYLSRQVLILIFSWLGFQAWPIDFPSWLVWLANRRSGVIADIIFSVLAAVVYGIWRNRNQCVFYSCSWTANSIATDIKGRMKYRFFIVNNRKLSALEQRFLDRLTM; the protein is encoded by the exons atGGAATATCTAACTCGGAGGCTCCAATTGGCTACTCGTGACTCATCTTTTAGACACCACCCGATGTGTAAAAGCTTGAATTTACTTAATCTATGTTTTGCAGATGATTTACTCTTGTTCTGCAAAGGCACTATGGCTTCGGTTCAAGTGTTGAAGAAAGCTCTTGAGGAGTTCAGTTCTGTTTCTGGGCTGGCAATAAATACCAGCAAGTCTCATGTGTATTTTGGAGGGGTTCCAGTCGAGGACAGGAAGAGGCTGGCTACTGAGTTGCAGCTGACCGAAGGCTCTTTTCCACTTAAATACCTTGGGGCTCCTATGAGGCTAACAAAATGGAAGCATGAAGATTGTGACATCGTTATTCAAAAGTTTAGA AGCATTATTAAGGAGATTGAGAAATTATGTCGAAGCTTTCTTTGGGGAGTTAATGGGAACAGAAGTAAAATTCATTTAGCTTCTTGGAATAAG ATTCCACAAGACACAAGCTGGTATTGGAGAAAGCTCTGTAAACTCAGAGATATCTACAGCTATGGAGAGATTAAGGCTGCTGGTCATGCTGGGAAGTTTCACTCTTCTCAGCTGTATAACAACTCCCTTTGCCAGCAGCAAGTTGGCTATCACAAAGTTGTCTGGTGCAGGCTGTCATTGCCTAAACATCGGTTTGTGTTGTGGCAAACTGTTAATGCTTATCTTTTAACTTGTGATAACTTGGTCCGGTTCAAAGTGATGCTTGATTCTCAGCTGTGTCCAGTTTGTGGGGTGGTTAATGAGTCCCTTGGCCACTTGTTTTTTGATTGCTATCTGTCTAGGCAagttctcatattaatttttagcTGGCTGGGGTTTCAAGCTTGGCCAATTGACTTTCCTAGTTGGCTGGTTTGGCTAGCTAACAGGCGGTCTGGTGTGATAGCAGACATCATATTCTCGGTGCTAGCAGCTGTGGTGTATGGAATTTGGAGGAACCGAAATCAGTGTGTTTTTTACAGTTGTTCTTGGACAGCAAACAGCATAGCTACTGATATAAAAGGCAGGATGAAGTATAGGTTTTTCATTGTAAATAATAGGAAACTCTCAGCCCTTGAGCAGAGGTTTTTAGATAGATTAACCATGTaa